One Deltaproteobacteria bacterium DNA window includes the following coding sequences:
- a CDS encoding UvrD-helicase domain-containing protein, with protein MKGQTSYPQIYYLRASAGAGKTYQLTRRFLSLLAGMRPSAEALRQIVAITFTNRAAAEMKERIILALKQIALEQEEGKNLAQETGLQPQEASAWLDTILAHFSDFHIRTIDSLVYALLRAFSLEMGLQPELEVTFDQKAILNRCFDRLLSHTDWGEGDQLYQLLSDLLETYLKIEEAGGMVVENGIRRRLQELYEKADGPIIAGSQPDLNAAEQRLRKVAQKLHLSIREQGIEDYLHKRIFKPDYLQEPLAHLDKVFFEKASFEDLLTNKAQGIEGATISQLDALYQELKGAREDYLHLLALARVHAYMRALEELQGEIRGLSEREGLIIGGQWLSMVKEYFKGEQRTGTYAFLKLGSMVYHFLIDEFQDTSRPQWETLLPLVEETLSKGGSLFYVGDVKQAVYGWRGGDWRLFGEVATGYFPSVPPQGRRGETLTVNYRSLAQIVEFNNELYRLLTDGKFVEKISEMILGGKTGKEAKSLLSQLIYSNFEDVEQGVTPHLQEGQKRGKVEITSFLAPAEELHQEVQERLIEQVKEVWERRGKGIAVLVRRNQDAEDIAAWLMAEGIPVVTENSLRVRSSDLIKGLVAFLRFLEYPLDDLSFWGAIASRLFQGLPGLSQEALEAFLSEGRWQPPLYKTFERRFPEVSEGLIRPLLARVGFVTPYDLAREVVERFRLIERFAGDAVFIYRFLELIFQMEAKGQRSLSHFLQFWEEGGMEEKIGLPEEISAVRILTIHKAKGLEFPVVFIPFTNWRLEHPRLARLDDGRFVNLKRPLPYQLEEKRVLMMINNALEALNLLYVATTRAEEELYLYVTCLPRGEGISKGYLSAWLREMLIQKERLVS; from the coding sequence ATGAAAGGACAGACATCATACCCCCAGATCTATTACCTTCGAGCCTCAGCCGGGGCCGGCAAGACTTATCAGCTCACCAGAAGATTTCTCTCGCTGCTTGCGGGGATGAGACCCTCGGCAGAGGCCCTGCGCCAGATAGTGGCCATTACCTTCACCAATCGGGCCGCTGCCGAGATGAAAGAGCGCATCATCCTTGCCCTTAAGCAGATCGCCTTGGAGCAGGAAGAGGGGAAAAATCTCGCCCAAGAGACAGGCCTTCAACCCCAGGAGGCCTCGGCTTGGCTGGATACCATCCTCGCCCATTTCAGCGATTTTCACATCCGCACCATTGACAGCCTAGTCTATGCCCTGCTGCGGGCCTTCTCGCTGGAGATGGGGCTGCAGCCGGAATTGGAGGTGACCTTTGACCAGAAAGCTATCCTGAACCGGTGTTTCGATCGACTCCTTTCCCATACTGACTGGGGAGAAGGAGATCAACTCTACCAGCTTCTTTCAGATCTCCTCGAGACGTATCTGAAGATAGAGGAGGCAGGGGGGATGGTGGTGGAGAATGGGATCAGGAGGAGGCTTCAGGAGCTTTATGAAAAAGCGGATGGCCCCATTATTGCCGGTTCCCAACCGGACCTAAACGCAGCCGAGCAGAGGTTGAGGAAGGTGGCTCAAAAGCTTCATTTAAGTATAAGGGAGCAGGGGATTGAGGATTATTTACATAAGAGGATCTTTAAGCCAGATTATCTCCAGGAACCTCTGGCCCATCTGGATAAGGTGTTTTTCGAAAAGGCCTCCTTTGAGGACCTCCTTACCAACAAGGCCCAGGGGATTGAAGGGGCCACCATTTCTCAACTGGACGCCCTTTATCAGGAGCTAAAGGGGGCGAGGGAGGATTACCTCCACCTCTTGGCCCTGGCGAGGGTACATGCCTATATGAGGGCGCTGGAGGAATTACAGGGAGAGATCAGGGGACTTTCCGAAAGGGAAGGTCTGATTATAGGAGGGCAATGGCTTTCCATGGTAAAGGAATATTTTAAAGGAGAGCAGAGGACAGGTACCTATGCCTTTTTGAAGCTGGGCTCAATGGTATATCATTTCCTGATCGACGAATTTCAGGATACAAGCCGTCCTCAGTGGGAGACCCTCCTACCCCTGGTGGAAGAGACCCTGTCCAAAGGGGGGAGTCTCTTTTATGTAGGCGATGTAAAGCAGGCCGTATATGGTTGGCGGGGGGGAGATTGGCGTCTCTTCGGGGAGGTGGCTACAGGGTACTTCCCCAGTGTCCCTCCTCAGGGTAGGAGGGGGGAAACCCTTACGGTGAACTATCGCTCCCTGGCCCAGATCGTCGAGTTCAATAACGAGCTTTACCGCCTCCTCACAGACGGGAAATTTGTGGAGAAGATATCAGAGATGATCTTGGGAGGGAAAACAGGAAAAGAGGCAAAGTCACTCCTTTCCCAGTTGATATATAGTAACTTCGAGGATGTGGAGCAAGGGGTAACCCCTCACCTGCAGGAAGGCCAAAAAAGGGGAAAGGTCGAGATCACCTCCTTTTTGGCCCCGGCAGAGGAGTTGCATCAGGAGGTACAGGAGAGGCTCATCGAACAGGTGAAGGAGGTCTGGGAAAGGAGGGGGAAGGGGATTGCGGTCCTCGTGCGGCGCAACCAGGACGCCGAGGATATAGCTGCCTGGCTAATGGCCGAGGGTATCCCTGTGGTTACGGAGAACTCCCTGCGTGTGCGCAGTTCTGATCTCATCAAGGGGCTGGTGGCCTTTTTGAGGTTTCTGGAATATCCCTTGGATGATCTCTCCTTCTGGGGGGCGATAGCCAGCCGCCTCTTTCAGGGGCTCCCCGGCCTCTCCCAAGAAGCCCTAGAGGCCTTTCTCTCGGAAGGCAGGTGGCAACCGCCGCTATACAAGACCTTTGAGAGGAGGTTCCCTGAGGTCTCCGAAGGGCTTATCAGGCCCCTGCTGGCGCGAGTGGGCTTTGTCACCCCCTATGACCTCGCCAGGGAGGTGGTGGAGAGGTTTCGCCTTATAGAGCGCTTTGCAGGGGATGCGGTCTTCATCTACCGGTTCTTAGAGCTCATATTTCAAATGGAGGCCAAGGGACAGAGGAGCCTTTCACACTTTCTCCAGTTCTGGGAGGAAGGGGGGATGGAGGAGAAGATAGGACTGCCCGAGGAGATCTCCGCAGTAAGGATCCTCACCATCCATAAGGCGAAGGGGCTGGAGTTCCCGGTTGTGTTCATCCCCTTCACCAACTGGAGGCTGGAGCACCCTCGCTTGGCTAGGCTCGATGATGGAAGATTCGTTAATCTTAAAAGGCCCCTCCCATATCAACTGGAAGAAAAAAGGGTCTTGATGATGATAAACAATGCCCTGGAGGCCTTAAACCTCCTCTATGTGGCCACCACCAGGGCAGAGGAGGAGCTCTACCTCTATGTGACCTGTCTTCCCAGAGGTGAGGGGATCAGTAAGGGGTATCTTTCCGCCTGGTTGAGGGAGATGCTCATCCAGAAGGAGCGGCTCGTGTCATGA
- a CDS encoding putative toxin-antitoxin system toxin component, PIN family, producing the protein MPEKRDIRIVLDTSCIVSGLLKASSYSGLILRLVAEGEVRVVYDPRILIEYRDVLLREKFGFDKGGIEDVLNQLRGEGLLITPKPLHTRLPDESDRPFLEAACATDVPLVTGNKRHFPEDARKGVMVLSPKEFIEVFFAPAHDSES; encoded by the coding sequence TTGCCAGAAAAGAGAGATATAAGGATAGTCCTTGATACCAGTTGCATCGTATCGGGCCTCCTTAAGGCCAGCAGTTACTCCGGCCTTATCCTAAGGCTGGTGGCCGAAGGGGAGGTAAGGGTCGTCTATGATCCAAGGATCTTGATCGAGTACAGAGATGTCCTGCTAAGAGAGAAGTTTGGGTTTGATAAAGGGGGCATTGAGGACGTCTTGAACCAATTAAGGGGGGAGGGGCTCTTGATTACACCCAAGCCTCTCCATACAAGGCTACCGGATGAAAGTGATAGACCCTTTTTAGAGGCGGCTTGTGCCACTGATGTTCCCTTGGTAACCGGCAATAAAAGGCATTTTCCTGAAGATGCGAGAAAAGGAGTAATGGTTTTATCTCCTAAAGAGTTCATAGAGGTCTTTTTTGCCCCAGCGCATGATAGTGAGTCTTAG
- a CDS encoding type II toxin-antitoxin system Phd/YefM family antitoxin — protein sequence MRFVNIRQLRQGASKVWKELEGGGELVLTSNGKPIAILMGVNEDNLDTYLTALRRSKAVVALNQIQTEAATKGLDKLTEEEIEKEIGLARKERYKDSP from the coding sequence ATGAGGTTTGTAAATATAAGGCAATTGAGGCAGGGGGCTTCAAAGGTCTGGAAGGAGCTTGAGGGTGGAGGCGAATTGGTCCTGACCTCCAATGGGAAACCTATTGCCATCCTTATGGGGGTGAACGAAGATAACCTGGACACCTATCTCACTGCCCTCAGGAGGAGCAAGGCGGTGGTGGCCCTCAACCAGATCCAAACAGAGGCAGCCACCAAAGGGCTGGACAAGTTAACTGAGGAAGAGATAGAGAAGGAAATAGGGCTTGCCAGAAAAGAGAGATATAAGGATAGTCCTTGA